Within Deltaproteobacteria bacterium, the genomic segment TTCTGCGTCAGGACGTTCGCCATGTCCTGGTCGACTCCAACCGTGAAGTTGACGTCGAGCTGCATGCGGCCGTCGCTGGTGTTCGACGACTTCATGTAGATCATGTTCTCGACGCCGTTGACTTCCTGCTCGATGGGCGTGGCCACCGACTGCTCCACCGCGATGGCCGACGCGCCGGGGTAGTTTGCGGTGACGCGAATCGTCGGCGGGGCGAGAAACGGATACTGCTCGATGCTGAGACCGCTCAGTGCGAACAGCCCTAGCAGGACGATGAGGATCGAAATGACGATGGCGACGATCGGCCGCCGGATGAAGAACTCTGCCATGGCCGCGACCGCGCTACTTGCTGGCCGCCGGCTTCGGACTTACGGTGACGCCGTCGCGCACTTTCTGGAGACCTTCGGAGACAATACGCTCGCCGGACTTGAGGCCGTCGTCGATGACCCACAGGTTGCCGACGCGCGGGCCCGGCTTAACCGTGCGCATGGCTACCTTGTTGTCGGCACCGACTACGGCGACCTGATAGGTGCCCTGGATCTCTTGCACCGCACGCTGCGGCACGAGTAGGGCGCCCGGCCGGCTCTCGATCACCGCGCGCACCTTCGCATACTGGCCCGGTCGCAACCGGTTGCCGGGATTAGGGAAGACACTCACGATCGTCATGGTGCCGGTCTTGACGTCGACTTGGCGATTGGCGGCCGATGCCGTGCCCCCGTGCGCGTGAACGTTGCCATCAGCCAGTATCAACTCGAGGGTCGCTTCCTGGTGGTTCGGCTTGTCGAGTTGGATGCGGTCGGCGAGGCGGAGGTACTCTTGCTCGCTGATATTGAACGAAACCTTGATCGGGTCGACCTGCGAGACTGTCGTGAGCACCGAGCTTTCACTGATCAGATCGCCGACTGAGGCAACACTAATTCCGGCGATCCCGTCGATCGGCGACTTCAGCTGCGTCCAATCGACGTCGAGTTGGGCCTTCTCGACATTCGCACGGGCCGCGTCAACCGTGGCCTTGTTAGCCCGGTTGGCTTGCACCGCGTTGTCGAGCTCTTGCCGACTGATCGCCCCCTCGGCGGCGAGCGGCGTATAGCGCGCCACGTCTTGCTGCGTCTTCGTGAGGGCGGCATCGGCGCGGCCGAGTTCTCCCTTCGCCTGATCGAGCGCCGCCTGGTACGGCCGCGGATCGATTGCGAAGAGCAGGTCACCAGTGCGTACGAGCGAGCCCTCGGCATAGTCACGAGATTGCAGATAGCCGCGGACGCGGGCCCGGATCTGCGCGTTGATGTTGCCGTCCGCGGAACCGACCCATTCTTGGTATATCGGGACGTCCT encodes:
- a CDS encoding efflux RND transporter periplasmic adaptor subunit, which gives rise to MKRAEVGLSLFLAIAWCQLCACEQKSEPPAAPPPEVVVTDVIQKDVPIYQEWVGSADGNINAQIRARVRGYLQSRDYAEGSLVRTGDLLFAIDPRPYQAALDQAKGELGRADAALTKTQQDVARYTPLAAEGAISRQELDNAVQANRANKATVDAARANVEKAQLDVDWTQLKSPIDGIAGISVASVGDLISESSVLTTVSQVDPIKVSFNISEQEYLRLADRIQLDKPNHQEATLELILADGNVHAHGGTASAANRQVDVKTGTMTIVSVFPNPGNRLRPGQYAKVRAVIESRPGALLVPQRAVQEIQGTYQVAVVGADNKVAMRTVKPGPRVGNLWVIDDGLKSGERIVSEGLQKVRDGVTVSPKPAASK